The sequence below is a genomic window from Humulus lupulus chromosome 3, drHumLupu1.1, whole genome shotgun sequence.
TACACAATTAGAGAAGAAGTTTATGATTTTGGAAAGTGAAGGATATGGCAATTataaaatcttatcttttttttttttgggataaaTCTTATCATTCGATTAaggaatggaaaaaaaaaatttcttcatttttcttagaaaaggaaaaatttaatataaaaaaaaatcaaattaggGTAATAAAATAAAGGAGGGAGAATCTCACAAAACCCACACACGAAAAACCTCTTCTTTTTTTGTGTATTTATTAAAAGGTCCCCAAAAACCAGAAGGCCAAACCAAAAAGATCTCTTTACTCTTTCTTTCTCTGTCTTCCATGGAAGCCCTGGCAAACTCTGTGTTTATTCCCAACTTTCCAGAACATCACCCACTTCTTAATACTCAATCTTCTTGCGTTAGAGCCTCCAATCAGCGATTTGGGTCCTTGAAAATCAGTGAAAACTCTGCTTTTCTTAGACTTCGTCTTCATGCCGTCCCCAGTGAGGCTTCTGGGTCCGGTGAAGCTGAAGATGAGAAGCCATTGAATAATGGGTTTGGCTTGGTTTCTGAAGACGCCGTCTCTCTGTCTCACGTAAATTTTATTTTCgtttttctggttttttttttatttagtttatgaTTTGATTCATAAAGCTTTTGTGTGTTTGGAGTGTTTTTCTTTTATATTGAATCTAAGAAAATTGAGAAATGAAAGGATTTTGGGTGTTAGTTTTGCAAAAAGTTTGCACTTTAACATGCTATTACTTATATCATTGAGAATTTGAATATTATGAATGTGAGGTAATATTGAACATTTTTAGGCTTCAAATTGGACTTGAAAAAGTGTGAAATTTATGGCTTTTCTCTTGGTACATTTTGTATGATTACAAATTTTGAGGTACTGACCAACTCACTCTTAAGAGTCAGTCAAGTGCAAACTTTTGCAATAAAGTGAAAGCATGTCTCCATAGATTCTTAAGTAGCTTGGCTTGTTTGAATTTCATTGATACCCTTCTGTTTGGGAAGAATTGTAACAAACCTAACTGACACCCTGCAATATGAGATTAAAGCAGTCAGAGACTTTGTAATAATTTTCTTGTTGAGTATGTTTTTAGGTTGGAAATTGCAAAAATATGAAATTTTGCTGAAGTACCATGAGTAATGGCAATGATAGCAATTTTTTTTGCACTACATTTCCCTTTATATGTCTGTTAGATCAAGTTCTATCTTTGAAATGGTGCAAGATATTGGGTCCTGTTACAGTCTAActtatttgaattttgttctgtttttgatagcaattgtttgtttgtttgttgcaATTATATTAGTTCATGTCATATATATGTTTCTTACTCTATTGGGGCTCATAATGAAAAATTTAGTAATATGGACACATCATTCTTATGTAGTAGAGAGGTTTACTCTAAATGTTATTTACATTTGTATATGCTTCCAGAGAAGGCTTGGTCATATCTATGAGTTATTTACATGTTTGTGTATGTACCCGTGTACCGGTGTCTTTATCGTCCATGACACTATATCCCTAGCATGGGTTCATTAAATGTAATGAACTACTCTTTTCTTTCCGGGAAATAGACAATGTCTAGGAGTATCAAATGGCTACTTCAGAGTTTTAATGGCCTATCTTGTCTTCTGAAGGGTGATTCGAGTCAATGTGAAAGCAGTGAGAATCATTTAAATGTGGAACCAACCATGGATTTGCCTCTTTCATCCCATTGTGGAAGTAGTGCTGGAGGAGGAGGAACCAGAGCTGGGCTTTTTAGAACACCTATTTCGGGTGGTGTGCAAAGCGCTACTTCAGCTCATGGCTTACCTCGCCCAGCCTTAGCCGTTCGTAATCTTATGGAGCAGGTAAACGATATTGTTTCTTTAACTATTCCTTCTTAGTTGCAGTTTTCCACAATGTACTTTGTTGCTTTTCTTCATCCATTTGTCTACGTTCTTAATTGAATCTGTGGCATCTTCTCCCAAATTTAAGGCCAGGTTTGCTCATCTATGCACCGTAATGTCTCGCATGCACCATCGACGTGAAGGATATCCTTTTGGTTCACTGGTAGATTTTGCACCTGATTCTTCTGGACGTAAGTCATCGGGATCCTTTATTTTAGTTAAACTGATTTAGTCTTTTCAGATTCTAAGATGCATAAGGAGTTCACTACTTGGTTAACTACTACTTTGTTAACAGTTTATAAGATGTTTTCGATACACTCGTCCCTGGGAATGTCAAAacaatttgtttgtttgtttaggAGGTTGAATATATTAATACGTGTCTTGTTTTATGGCCTTCGTGGCATTGGCAAAGATAGTTGGACACTATCCTTTCAATTGGGCTAAAAATTTCTTTTCACATGTGTCATAAGTTGTATCTTAGACCATACATTAATTTTACATTTTTGGATTGTTTTTGCTTATCATTTCATTTTATGATACTTCTCAGATCCTATATTTTCATTTTCTCCATTGGCCATCCACACACGGAATTTGCTAGCAGACCCAAGGTGCACCCTAGTTGTGCAGGTAGTAATTGACTTTTTCGTGTCTAtggatttagacatgtttttaTATCTCTATGGATTTTATTGACAATTATGAATTCTCAGATTCCTGGATGGAGTGGATTGTCAAATGCAAGGGTAACGATTTTTGGTGATGTCTACCCACTTCCAGAACTCCAACAGGTTGCTTTCAATTTCATAATCTGACAATGATGACATTTATTCTTATTTTATAGATCATTTGCCCCTATTAAGGATTCGGAATATAAGTTCGTTTTTAAAATATTCACAGTGAAAGCAAAAATGAATCTCTTTGACCTATGCCCCTTTTTTGAGAAATTATATATTTTGTGAATGTAGCAGATAACAAATAGAGAAGACACATTTTCTCTTGAAAAAAATGCTTATCAGAGAAAATAAAGTAAAGAAATAGCAATGCTCTGTGTACAACTCGTACTCGAGAGTAAATTCGTGTTTactaaacatgctcataagttgAATATATTTGCTCATTGtgctttttttctttttcgattCTTATTAGATACAAGAAAGTTGTAAAAATATTGTTTGTAGCAGTATACTCATTGTATCTTGCTGTATTTCAGGAGTGGGCTCATAAGCAATACATTGCTAAGCATCAGCACGGGCCATCTCAACAATGGGGAAATTTTTACTACTTTAGGATGCAAAATATAAGGTTTGTTGTTAATTTCTCTTGACCTTGTCTTCTCCCATTAGGTGCATGCAGTGAACTTTGATTAGTCGGAAAATCATGAACGCGAATACTTTGTTCGGACTTCTTTTTCCAAGAGACATTAGTTGTGGAGACAAACTTTGTTTTTATTTGTTGTGCTGATTGTGCTGTGATATTATAGTTAACATGTTGTTCAGACACTGATTTCATCTCCATTAGGTCTTTGCTTTTTCCAAAGTGGAATATTTTACATCCTTAATGCGGTTTAAAGTTCAAAATCAATGTTGCCACCATTGCATGGCCTTATAGGTCCTAATAGGTTTCATGACTTGAGCTGTACTAGGGATTTTTCTCACCAAAATTTGGACAGTGTTGTAGGATTTGCATTTTCTTCTATAAATTTCTACAATAATTTTTTGCTGGCAGTGACATATATTTCATTGGTGGGTTTGGTACTGTTGCTTGGGTTGATGTCAAGGAATATGAAGCCATTCAACCTGATAAGATTGCAGTTGATGGTGGGGAGCAGAATCTAAAGGTAAATAGTCTATTCTTATTGTTTTCAGTTACATACAAGTGTGTGTATTTAtacatatctcttctatataataagtgtatggataacgaaaattcttagttttatcggttttttattattaattttaacaaaatatttttatatttaaccgtaaaatattcttatatttaattgtaGTTTGTAAgttcttaaacttaaataaaataaataattaaaaaaattaaaattggatatttttttttttttagatattttataatgataattatttaaaaataataaataattaaataaattaaaatatgatatttttagatattttaccataataattatttaaaaataataaaatcatatattttataacttaaataaaatttgattaaacttaaactcacttattataataatatcatattaaatatataatataattgactgtgaattagcaacaaattaatttttttttaaaactaacaagaaacttaaatttaaaatctacatataatatataatctcttgttgtcacttacaaactcaaaaactaaacaaaaataaataaataaattatttaattaaaataagatatttatttcaaaatttacgacattaatataaatttaataaaaataattaataaattctataaataaaactaagcaaacttgcaatgcacgttgcttgtatctaataTAAATATGAATTTGCATTCTTGTCCACAATTATTGTTGTTCTCTTCTATGAATTTCTTGTCTCTTCTTGTGTATTTTAGGAACTCAACGCAATCTTTTCGAAGCCTTTAAAAGAACTGTTGTCTGCTGAAACTGAAGTGGATGATGCTGCACTCATATCTATAGACAGCAAGGGAACCGATGTTCGGGTTCGTCAAGGGGCGCAGGTATTTCGTTTTTGTTTAAACCAATAACTTTGCAATTATTTTGATCCTTCTATACTTGTAAGttgattgattttatttttacaatCATATGCAGTTCAACATACAGAGAGTTTCATTTGATGAAGGGCATTCTGTTGAGACACTAGAAGAAGCCAAGGCTGCCCTTTGGAAGCTAATAAAGAAAGGTCTAGTAGTATATAATTTGCAGAAGTAAAAGTCAAGAAGAGTGGTTTCAACATAATCCTTTCTTTTAATAAGATTCAAGGCTTGCAACAAGTCCCATCTTTTTCAATCCAAGTAGTAGAGTATAAGTATtttacatcttttttttttttttggtttcccTTGCAATGTAACTTGTTTTACCATTCTAgtcctgaaacaaaaagaaaagctATGGTAGATTatctaagtttgagtttttttttccaTTAGGTCAAGCTTGGTGTGCTTGTAACAAATTTTGTGGGAAAATATGGAAAATTATATGTGAGAAGCATCAATAATCTTTGTTTGATAAAATTTTTTATAGGCAGCTCATGAAAACACCTAGTTTTGGATAGATGGCAAAAATGACAGCATTTTATCATCTCTTTTATTAAAACATACATGTTCTTGTTTGCTGTTgaatgtttatatgtggattgtGATATTTCTTGATTGgtttaaaaattgaaaaactttAGCAAAagttgtaaataaaaaaaaaaatacggaTAACAATTTGTAACAGTTTTCTATTTAGTTAGTAAATAATGTCTATaaaattgtaacatatagttacaaatatgttaatttagttaaaaaaaattgttttgttacaactttgtaaattttgtttaaaaataaaaacagtcTGTATTTACGATTAGTATATTTTTATAAACTTCCCATTAATtttaaaagagaaattatagtaaatgatCTAAAAAAATAGTATGAAGAAGTTAATGccttcatttttaaaattgtagagaaatgatAATTTTATATTGTTCATTACTTAAGTTATTATTTTGCACCAAACCCCAAGTGAATATTAGGGTTTACCTAATGTTAAAGAAGATAAGGGTAAATGTTGAATTTCACTATTCTAATTTGTTGTATTGGTgtgtttgttgatttttttttttaaattagtacATTTATCTAAATAATGGTTGTTTTGGGGGCTATTTTGCTTGTTGCTCCATTTTAAAATCCATATTTTCTCAAACCCAAGTACAACTTAATCTTAAAGACCCATATCAATTCACAAATATCTCAAACCCAAATCATTTTAATGTTTGAATGAATAGAAACAAAGGGAAGATGTTCACTTATCATCGCTTTGACTTTAAACTGCCACTAACTCGAGAAACGATTAGCCAACAGCATTGCCACCGGCCTCAACAATGGCAGCACTAACACAAATTTGATTTTAACTAAAAAAAAGTTTGATCTAAAAGCTTAATTGTCTTTTAACTTTTGAaagcatttttattttataaatgagcAGTGGTATTCATCTtcctttgatttatttattttgtgaattGATGAAATAGTTCCTGAATTATGTTTTTAAGTAATTAGATTCTTGAGTTtaaatctaattattaattatgacTTTATAAATTCatgataaatataaataataaaattctaaaatataatgataaattgcaattttttttacttttaagaaattgattatttaaaaaataattttgctAATTTCGatcaactgaaaaaaaaaaaaaaaaaaaagtact
It includes:
- the LOC133821809 gene encoding uncharacterized protein LOC133821809 encodes the protein MEALANSVFIPNFPEHHPLLNTQSSCVRASNQRFGSLKISENSAFLRLRLHAVPSEASGSGEAEDEKPLNNGFGLVSEDAVSLSHGDSSQCESSENHLNVEPTMDLPLSSHCGSSAGGGGTRAGLFRTPISGGVQSATSAHGLPRPALAVRNLMEQARFAHLCTVMSRMHHRREGYPFGSLVDFAPDSSGHPIFSFSPLAIHTRNLLADPRCTLVVQIPGWSGLSNARVTIFGDVYPLPELQQEWAHKQYIAKHQHGPSQQWGNFYYFRMQNISDIYFIGGFGTVAWVDVKEYEAIQPDKIAVDGGEQNLKELNAIFSKPLKELLSAETEVDDAALISIDSKGTDVRVRQGAQFNIQRVSFDEGHSVETLEEAKAALWKLIKKGLVVYNLQK